The following coding sequences lie in one Pectobacterium sp. A5351 genomic window:
- a CDS encoding IS4 family transposase — MRISQAIDLVSRYDSTRNPLTSLGDFLDPELIARCLAESGVVTLRKRRLPLEMMVWCIVGMALERKEPLHQIVNRLDIMLPGNRPFVAPSAVIQARQRLGSDAVRRVFTHTAHLWHNAVAHPHWCGLTLLAMDGVVWRTQETPENDAAFPRQTYCGQPGPYPQVKMVCQMELTSHLITAAAFGTMKDSEYTLAEQLIDQTADNTLTLLDKGYYSLGLLNAWKRAGEHRHWMIPLKKGTRYEEVRKLGKGDHLVQLKTTPQSRKKWPGLSTEVTARLLTYSRKGKTYQLLTSMTDGMRYPGGEMVELYSHRWEIELGYREIKQTMQLSRLALRSKKPELVEQELWGVLLAYNLVRYQMIKMASQLKGYWPNQLSFSESCGLVMRMLMTLQGASPGRIPELLRDLESMGQMVKLPIRRERAFPRVVKERPYKYRKAEKKCQSVA; from the coding sequence ATGCGTATTTCTCAGGCCATCGACCTCGTTTCACGTTACGACTCGACCCGTAACCCTTTGACTTCTCTTGGCGACTTTCTTGACCCAGAACTTATTGCTCGTTGCCTTGCTGAGTCCGGCGTGGTCACCCTGCGTAAACGCCGTCTTCCTCTCGAAATGATGGTCTGGTGCATTGTCGGCATGGCGCTTGAACGTAAGGAGCCGCTTCATCAGATTGTCAATCGGCTGGATATTATGCTGCCCGGTAACCGTCCCTTTGTTGCTCCCAGCGCGGTTATCCAGGCCCGCCAGCGACTCGGAAGTGATGCCGTTCGACGGGTGTTCACGCACACTGCTCACTTGTGGCACAACGCTGTGGCACATCCTCACTGGTGTGGATTGACGTTACTGGCGATGGATGGCGTCGTCTGGCGCACACAGGAAACACCTGAAAATGATGCCGCCTTCCCGCGCCAGACTTACTGCGGCCAACCTGGCCCCTACCCGCAGGTCAAAATGGTCTGTCAGATGGAGCTGACCAGCCATCTGATAACCGCCGCAGCCTTCGGTACGATGAAAGACAGCGAATATACCCTGGCTGAGCAACTGATAGACCAGACCGCAGATAATACGCTGACGCTGCTCGATAAAGGGTATTACTCATTAGGGTTACTGAATGCCTGGAAGCGTGCGGGAGAACACCGACACTGGATGATACCGCTTAAGAAAGGTACCCGTTACGAGGAGGTCCGGAAACTGGGAAAAGGCGATCATCTGGTACAGTTGAAAACGACGCCACAATCCCGCAAAAAATGGCCGGGACTGAGTACAGAAGTGACAGCCCGATTACTGACCTATAGCCGTAAAGGCAAAACCTATCAGTTACTGACCTCGATGACCGATGGCATGCGTTATCCGGGAGGTGAAATGGTTGAGCTTTACAGTCACCGTTGGGAAATCGAGTTGGGTTACCGTGAAATCAAACAGACAATGCAACTGAGCAGGCTGGCACTGAGAAGCAAAAAACCGGAACTTGTGGAGCAGGAGTTATGGGGTGTGCTGCTGGCGTATAATCTGGTGCGTTATCAGATGATTAAAATGGCCAGTCAACTGAAAGGTTACTGGCCAAATCAGCTGAGCTTCTCAGAATCCTGCGGGCTGGTCATGAGAATGTTGATGACGCTTCAGGGCGCATCGCCGGGTCGTATCCCTGAGCTACTGCGAGATCTGGAAAGTATGGGGCAGATGGTGAAGCTGCCGATAAGAAGGGAAAGAGCCTTTCCGAGAGTAGTGAAAGAGAGACCTTATAAATATCGAAAAGCTGAGAAAAAATGCCAGTCAGTTGCTTAA
- the pelX gene encoding pectate disaccharide-lyase PelX, which translates to MKRCSSPKCDSLRKHRSSRLAAVALTNALLFSFSTHAATESTPVWHGMAFGQSTDVNFSSNVLPEKIGVNDVTINGKKLAPGDKADLSAPITIESRGGKIANTHDGLTFFYTQLPANVNFTLQSDITVEQFGPENGAKPAAQEGAGILVRDIIGVPRQEPLKEGYEEFPAASNMVMNAIMTQDKKSHTEVKLQAILRNGVTQPWGNAGAKITKTSYQENVNLEQTPTFRLKLERTNDGFITSYAPKGTDNWVSKEVKGADVVTKLDKDHYYVGFFASRNAKITVSNAQLTTTAAQTKASPEFKAKVYDPLLQVMSSPKTTSEHYVVQAKVNYNGTITVSQDGKSLGDAKQVKAGEMFSLPAKIAGNSAEFKLAYQPAEGDDKAVKESTFKVEKVAYADAKNLYVSPQGSASNDGSKNAPLDFASAVAALPAGGTIWLSDGDYSASEIPVSASGQQKAVKNLFTVGNKAVIHGLQLKASHWHVKGIEITEKPFRIEGSYNTIERVLAHHADDTGIQVTSTADVGRPLWASHNLILNSESHSNQDPGKINADGFAVKMRVGEGNVIRGAFSHNNVDDGFDLFNKIEDGANGVVVIENSIAMNNTSNGFKMGGEGQPVAHQVKHSIAVGNKLDGFTDNFNPGALIVEDNIALDNERFNFIFRPSPYSGPEKQGVFKNNISLKTKAGKYDDAVVGNIDNTNYFIKGDRSVNAQGKEITVNNFVSVAIPETFTRDAKGNLVLGDFLKKK; encoded by the coding sequence ATGAAACGTTGTTCTTCACCAAAATGTGACTCTTTACGGAAACACCGTTCTTCACGCCTCGCAGCCGTCGCGCTGACGAATGCATTACTCTTCAGCTTCAGTACACACGCCGCGACAGAATCAACACCTGTCTGGCACGGAATGGCTTTTGGTCAGTCGACAGATGTGAACTTCTCATCCAATGTCCTGCCGGAAAAAATTGGCGTTAACGACGTCACCATTAACGGCAAGAAATTAGCGCCGGGGGATAAGGCAGATTTGTCCGCACCGATCACGATCGAGAGTCGCGGCGGAAAGATTGCTAACACCCATGACGGACTGACATTCTTCTATACGCAGTTGCCTGCCAATGTGAACTTTACGCTTCAGTCTGATATTACCGTGGAACAATTTGGGCCAGAAAACGGTGCCAAACCTGCGGCTCAGGAAGGGGCGGGGATTCTGGTACGCGATATTATCGGCGTACCGCGTCAGGAACCGCTGAAAGAAGGGTATGAAGAATTCCCTGCCGCATCCAACATGGTGATGAATGCCATCATGACGCAGGATAAAAAGTCTCATACCGAAGTCAAACTACAGGCGATTTTACGTAATGGCGTCACGCAACCGTGGGGCAACGCAGGCGCGAAGATTACCAAAACCAGCTATCAGGAAAATGTGAATCTGGAGCAAACGCCCACCTTCCGCCTGAAACTGGAGCGTACCAACGACGGCTTCATTACCTCTTATGCGCCGAAAGGCACAGATAACTGGGTCTCGAAAGAAGTCAAAGGCGCGGACGTTGTTACCAAGTTGGATAAAGACCACTACTACGTCGGTTTCTTTGCTTCTCGTAACGCCAAAATCACCGTCAGCAATGCACAGTTGACGACGACAGCAGCCCAAACCAAAGCGTCACCGGAGTTTAAGGCTAAGGTTTATGATCCTCTGCTCCAGGTGATGTCATCACCGAAAACCACCAGCGAACACTATGTCGTGCAGGCGAAAGTCAATTACAACGGCACGATAACCGTATCACAAGACGGTAAGTCACTGGGTGATGCCAAGCAGGTAAAAGCAGGCGAGATGTTCTCTCTGCCAGCGAAAATTGCCGGTAATAGCGCTGAATTCAAACTCGCTTATCAGCCTGCGGAAGGGGATGATAAAGCGGTAAAAGAAAGTACGTTCAAGGTTGAAAAAGTGGCCTATGCAGACGCTAAAAATCTGTATGTTTCACCACAAGGCTCAGCCAGCAATGATGGCAGTAAAAATGCACCGCTCGATTTTGCCAGCGCCGTCGCCGCTCTGCCAGCAGGCGGTACCATTTGGCTCAGCGACGGCGATTACAGCGCGTCAGAAATTCCTGTCAGCGCCAGCGGCCAGCAAAAAGCCGTCAAAAACCTGTTTACTGTCGGTAATAAAGCCGTCATTCATGGCCTGCAACTGAAAGCGAGCCATTGGCATGTTAAAGGGATTGAAATCACAGAGAAACCGTTCCGTATCGAGGGGAGCTACAACACCATCGAACGCGTTCTGGCGCATCACGCTGACGATACCGGTATTCAGGTAACCTCAACGGCCGATGTAGGCAGACCACTGTGGGCCAGCCATAACCTGATCCTGAACTCAGAATCTCACAGCAACCAAGACCCAGGCAAGATTAACGCCGACGGTTTTGCGGTGAAAATGCGTGTGGGTGAAGGCAACGTGATTCGCGGTGCGTTCTCGCACAATAACGTCGATGACGGCTTCGACCTGTTTAACAAAATTGAAGACGGCGCAAACGGCGTTGTGGTGATCGAGAATTCAATTGCCATGAACAACACCAGCAACGGCTTCAAAATGGGTGGAGAAGGTCAGCCGGTGGCGCATCAGGTTAAACACAGCATTGCTGTGGGTAACAAACTTGATGGTTTCACCGACAACTTCAACCCTGGCGCCTTGATCGTTGAAGACAACATCGCGTTAGATAACGAACGCTTTAACTTTATTTTCCGCCCAAGCCCTTACTCTGGCCCGGAAAAACAAGGCGTCTTCAAGAACAACATTTCACTGAAGACCAAAGCGGGTAAATATGATGATGCGGTTGTCGGCAATATCGATAACACCAACTATTTCATCAAAGGCGACCGCTCTGTTAACGCGCAAGGTAAGGAAATCACCGTAAATAACTTCGTATCGGTAGCCATCCCTGAGACGTTTACGCGTGATGCCAAAGGCAATCTGGTACTTGGCGACTTTCTGAAGAAAAAATAA
- the glmU gene encoding bifunctional UDP-N-acetylglucosamine diphosphorylase/glucosamine-1-phosphate N-acetyltransferase GlmU: protein MSNSAMSVVILAAGKGTRMYSDLPKVLHKLAGKPMVQHVINAAMTTGAQHVHLVYGHGGDLLKRELADPALNWVLQAEQLGTGHAMQQAAPHFADDEDILMLYGDVPLISSQTLGRLRQAKPQGGIGLLTVKLDDPTGYGRIVRENGAVVGIVEHKDASEAQRQINEINTGILIANGKDLKRWLSRLNNNNAQGEFYITDIIAMAAEEGQRVEAVHPERLSEVEGINNRLQLSALERVYQREQADKLLLAGVMLLDPARFDLRGELTHGRDVVIDVNVIVEGNVKLGNRVKIGAGCVIKNSIIGDDCEISPYSVLEDAVLEAECTVGPFARLRPGAELAEGAHVGNFVELKKARLGKGSKAGHLSYLGDADIGSGVNIGAGTITCNYDGANKHKTVIGDDVFVGSDSQLVAPVSIANGATIGAGTTVTRDVAENELVISRVKQQHISGWQRPVKKK, encoded by the coding sequence ATGTCGAATAGTGCTATGAGTGTGGTGATCCTTGCTGCGGGTAAAGGAACCCGCATGTATTCCGACCTTCCTAAGGTGTTACATAAGCTGGCAGGTAAGCCGATGGTTCAGCACGTCATTAATGCGGCAATGACAACAGGTGCACAGCACGTTCATCTGGTATATGGTCACGGCGGTGATTTGCTAAAACGTGAATTGGCCGATCCGGCATTGAACTGGGTGCTACAGGCGGAACAACTGGGAACGGGTCATGCGATGCAGCAAGCCGCTCCACATTTTGCTGATGATGAAGATATCTTGATGCTGTATGGCGATGTGCCGCTGATTTCATCGCAAACGCTAGGGCGTTTACGTCAGGCTAAGCCGCAGGGTGGTATTGGTCTGTTGACGGTGAAACTGGACGATCCGACGGGCTATGGGCGAATCGTGCGTGAGAACGGTGCTGTAGTCGGGATCGTTGAGCACAAAGATGCCAGCGAAGCACAGCGCCAGATTAACGAGATTAATACTGGCATATTGATTGCCAACGGCAAAGATTTGAAGCGCTGGCTAAGCCGTTTGAACAACAACAACGCACAGGGCGAATTTTACATCACCGATATTATTGCGATGGCGGCGGAAGAAGGCCAGCGCGTTGAAGCGGTTCATCCCGAGCGGCTGAGTGAAGTGGAGGGCATCAATAACCGTCTGCAACTGTCGGCGCTGGAGCGGGTTTATCAACGTGAACAGGCGGACAAGCTGCTGTTAGCTGGTGTCATGCTGCTCGACCCGGCACGGTTTGATCTGCGTGGCGAATTGACTCACGGTCGCGATGTGGTGATTGATGTCAATGTCATCGTAGAAGGCAATGTTAAGCTAGGCAACCGGGTGAAAATCGGCGCAGGCTGTGTGATTAAAAACAGCATCATTGGCGACGATTGTGAGATCAGCCCTTACTCTGTGTTGGAAGACGCGGTGTTAGAAGCAGAGTGTACCGTTGGCCCGTTTGCCCGTTTGCGCCCAGGCGCTGAGCTGGCTGAAGGCGCGCATGTCGGTAACTTTGTCGAATTGAAAAAGGCGCGTTTAGGTAAAGGATCAAAAGCAGGCCACTTGAGCTATTTGGGGGATGCGGATATCGGTTCCGGTGTTAATATTGGCGCGGGAACGATCACCTGTAATTATGACGGTGCGAATAAACACAAAACGGTGATTGGCGACGACGTGTTTGTCGGCTCGGATAGTCAATTGGTGGCGCCCGTTAGCATAGCCAATGGCGCGACAATCGGCGCGGGAACGACGGTTACGCGCGATG